The following are encoded together in the Brassica napus cultivar Da-Ae chromosome A9, Da-Ae, whole genome shotgun sequence genome:
- the LOC106365134 gene encoding uncharacterized protein LOC106365134, whose protein sequence is MRSFTHSRGGSSPLSACFHPSTAAATNEDTSSSLPSPSATSYFPGDLLNPTTTCTYHTNVGAFFLSWSQSFLRRSLHLHFYHCSSANCYLHSPDCYSHSVPFTFRLEIKPLTFWRKHGSKKISRKPDIRVTWDLTHARFGSGPDPVSGFYVAVLISGKVGLLVGDSLKQRPKRQILVSRGENLFGNRVYHTKIKIKGKVREIGIDVKVNDDDASLRFSVDNKSVLKIKQLQWKFRGNAKVVIDDVTIQISWDVYNWMFVDKDKANLVKVPAVFLLRFENQEVEGNDVLMMKKRERDCVVLGKENSRMLSFRASSYGHWSSSVMEWSTCKEEDERSFGHKSWFSLVVYAWRK, encoded by the coding sequence ATGAGATCCTTTACTCATAGTCGCGGTGGCTCCTCCCCCTTGTCTGCCTGTTTCCACCCTTCCACCGCCGCCGCTACCAACGAAGATACATCGTCTTCTCTTCCATCACCATCAGCTACATCGTATTTTCCCGGCGACCTCCTAAACCCAACCACCACTTGCACCTACCACACTAACGTCGGCGCTTTCTTCCTCTCATGGTCTCAGTCCTTCCTACGCCGCTCTCTCCACCTCCATTTCTACCACTGCAGCTCCGCAAATTGCTATCTCCACTCTCCAGATTGCTACAGCCACTCGGTCCCATTCACTTTCAGACTAGAGATCAAGCCTCTGACCTTCTGGAGAAAACATGGATCCAAGAAGATATCTAGAAAGCCTGATATTCGAGTCACGTGGGATTTGACTCATGCAAGATTTGGTTCAGGACCCGACCCGGTGTCAGGATTTTACGTAGCCGTCCTTATCTCCGGCAAGGTCGGTCTTCTGGTCGGAGATTCTCTGAAACAGAGGCCCAAGAGACAAATCTTGGTGTCGAGAGGTGAGAATCTGTTTGGAAATAGAGTGTACCATACGAAAATCAAGATTAAAGGAAAAGTAAGAGAGATCGGTATAGATGTTAAGgttaatgatgatgatgctaGTCTCCGGTTTAGCGTAGACAATAAAAGTGTTTTGAAGATTAAGCAGCTTCAGTGGAAATTCAGAGGAAACGCTAAGGTCGTGATCGATGATGTGACTATACAGATATCATGGGATGTATACAACTGGATGTTTGTTGACAAGGATAAAGCTAATCTGGTTAAAGTCCCTGCCGTGTTCTTGCTTCGGTTTGAGAATCAAGAAGTGGAAGGGAACGATGtgttgatgatgaagaagcgTGAGAGGGACTGCGTCGTCTTGGGGAAGGAGAACTCTCGAATGCTGTCGTTTAGGGCGTCTTCGTATGGTCACTGGTCTTCTTCGGTAATGGAATGGTCGACTTGTAAGGAGGAAGATGAAAGGAGCTTTGGACATAAGAGTTGGTTTTCTTTGGTTGTCTATGCTTGGAGGAAGTAA